In Listeria swaminathanii, the following are encoded in one genomic region:
- a CDS encoding helix-turn-helix domain-containing protein, giving the protein MAKLSSFYPIVATPKRAGYKEYLPSAALAGYIRCFWEADDRDFPGNNLVVPDLCADIIFTIDSETGLVMDAMFVGVSDAPFEANDESSSELFAVRFYAWSLFLFVEQDLAGSMNRVNEPEDMFAGFTQFFREGFAETTTNRERIALLEGFLLRKLMTLGKQMHADFLNGLDQLLQNPNQLQLSAISVRQLERLFQKHMGLAPKQTAKLIRFQKVLQDLYGNSNVSGVELAYLNGFSDQAHLIKQFKRYSNHTPEEMKRLFLQNVVNIQ; this is encoded by the coding sequence ATAGCAAAATTAAGCTCGTTTTATCCTATTGTAGCTACACCGAAACGTGCTGGCTATAAAGAATATCTACCAAGCGCGGCGCTAGCGGGGTATATTCGTTGTTTTTGGGAAGCGGATGATAGAGATTTCCCGGGAAATAATTTAGTAGTTCCTGATTTATGTGCGGATATTATTTTTACCATTGATAGCGAAACAGGGTTAGTTATGGATGCTATGTTTGTTGGCGTCAGTGATGCACCTTTTGAAGCCAATGATGAAAGTAGTTCTGAGCTTTTTGCCGTGCGATTTTATGCGTGGTCACTGTTTTTATTTGTAGAACAGGATTTGGCTGGTAGTATGAATCGTGTGAATGAGCCGGAAGATATGTTTGCCGGATTTACCCAGTTTTTTCGAGAGGGATTTGCAGAAACGACGACAAACAGGGAAAGAATCGCTTTACTAGAAGGGTTTTTATTACGAAAATTAATGACGCTTGGTAAGCAAATGCACGCTGATTTTCTCAATGGATTAGATCAGTTGCTACAAAATCCAAATCAACTCCAACTAAGCGCGATTTCGGTTCGGCAATTAGAACGACTTTTCCAAAAGCATATGGGACTTGCGCCAAAACAGACTGCGAAACTTATCCGTTTTCAAAAAGTGTTGCAGGATTTGTACGGGAATTCAAATGTATCAGGAGTGGAACTGGCTTATCTCAATGGCTTTTCGGACCAAGCGCATTTAATTAAACAATTTAAACGATATAGTAATCACACCCCAGAAGAAATGAAGCGACTTTTTCTGCAAAATGTCGTAAATATACAATAA
- the rpiB gene encoding ribose 5-phosphate isomerase B, giving the protein MTVSKVAIASDHGGIELRKSIISYLESVGISYEEFGPEAPESVDYPGLAITVSEKVVNQEVDRGILVCGTGIGMSIAANKVKGIRCALVGDTFSAHATREHNDTNVLALGARVIGPGLAEDIVKIWLNTEYEGGRHANRVGQITAYEDSHA; this is encoded by the coding sequence ATGACAGTTAGTAAAGTTGCCATTGCTTCAGACCATGGCGGAATTGAATTACGCAAAAGTATTATTTCTTATCTTGAAAGTGTTGGTATTAGTTATGAAGAATTTGGTCCAGAAGCACCGGAATCAGTGGATTATCCGGGACTTGCTATTACCGTTAGTGAAAAAGTCGTGAACCAAGAAGTCGATCGCGGTATTTTAGTTTGCGGCACGGGAATTGGCATGAGTATTGCGGCCAATAAAGTAAAAGGTATTCGTTGCGCGCTTGTTGGTGATACATTTAGCGCTCATGCAACTCGCGAACATAATGATACAAATGTCCTTGCACTTGGAGCGAGAGTCATAGGCCCAGGTTTAGCAGAAGATATTGTCAAAATTTGGCTAAACACCGAGTACGAAGGCGGCCGACATGCAAACCGTGTTGGACAAATTACAGCGTACGAAGACAGCCACGCTTAA
- a CDS encoding MmcQ/YjbR family DNA-binding protein, producing MSEEFAWIREEISKLPGVQYSFKEEWGSERYHVLDQLMAMRGTNKEGEPILTLKCDAEKSEQLRAENPAVVPGYYMNKRVWISVLLEKEQDKDLIRALIHHAYSEAKSKLPKYKQAELFD from the coding sequence ATGAGCGAGGAATTTGCTTGGATACGCGAAGAAATAAGCAAGTTGCCGGGAGTCCAATATTCTTTTAAAGAAGAGTGGGGGTCAGAGCGCTACCACGTTTTGGATCAACTAATGGCGATGCGTGGAACGAATAAAGAAGGCGAACCGATTTTAACCTTAAAGTGCGATGCCGAAAAAAGTGAACAACTTCGCGCGGAAAATCCGGCCGTTGTCCCTGGCTATTACATGAATAAACGGGTTTGGATTTCCGTTTTATTAGAAAAAGAACAGGATAAAGACTTGATTCGCGCGTTAATCCACCATGCATACTCAGAAGCGAAGAGCAAGCTGCCAAAATATAAACAAGCGGAACTTTTTGACTAA
- a CDS encoding VOC family protein, producing MINEFVCTNISTEDPAALVAFYHEKLGIPVMFEGYDNYDGAKLGFSENAPGIIVWNSSKWGKSSESKVEFVFSCDTNLDEMYQELQAVGVDTPEPRVAEWGGRELNLLDPDGNKIMILEPEQ from the coding sequence ATGATTAATGAATTTGTTTGTACGAATATTTCTACGGAAGATCCGGCGGCATTGGTCGCTTTCTATCACGAAAAACTGGGAATACCGGTTATGTTTGAAGGATACGACAATTATGACGGTGCGAAACTAGGATTTTCCGAAAATGCTCCCGGAATTATTGTCTGGAATAGTAGCAAATGGGGCAAGTCAAGTGAGTCTAAGGTGGAATTTGTGTTTTCGTGTGATACCAATTTGGATGAGATGTATCAGGAACTTCAAGCAGTGGGAGTGGATACTCCGGAGCCGCGTGTGGCCGAGTGGGGTGGACGCGAACTGAACTTGCTTGATCCAGATGGCAATAAGATTATGATTTTGGAGCCGGAACAATGA
- a CDS encoding universal stress protein, protein MSAYKRILVGVDGSNEAEAALRRAVQFAKMDGATLGIGFVADVRRIAPLIDYEQTYAKKAKAYGEELVEMYKKEAEKAGVAQVETFVHFGTPKTTFNKKITRNFEPDLILVGATGLSATEQFILGSVSEYTAAHAPCDVIIVHAKPWRNRKTVEKL, encoded by the coding sequence ATGTCTGCTTACAAACGGATTCTTGTTGGTGTAGATGGATCAAATGAAGCGGAAGCCGCACTAAGACGAGCTGTTCAATTTGCCAAAATGGATGGCGCTACGCTTGGTATTGGCTTTGTCGCGGATGTTCGTCGGATTGCACCATTAATCGATTATGAACAAACCTATGCAAAAAAAGCCAAAGCTTACGGAGAAGAACTAGTTGAAATGTACAAAAAAGAGGCAGAAAAAGCTGGCGTGGCGCAGGTCGAAACTTTTGTTCACTTTGGTACGCCAAAAACTACTTTTAATAAAAAAATAACACGGAATTTCGAACCCGATTTAATTTTAGTTGGTGCGACTGGACTTTCCGCAACGGAGCAATTTATTCTTGGTAGTGTTTCTGAATATACGGCCGCTCATGCACCTTGTGACGTTATCATTGTTCACGCAAAACCATGGCGCAATAGAAAGACTGTCGAAAAACTTTAA